The following DNA comes from Macrobrachium rosenbergii isolate ZJJX-2024 chromosome 5, ASM4041242v1, whole genome shotgun sequence.
CGGTAACTTTTATCTATTCTTAAAACTTTGTTTTCTGTAGGTTATGTTAGCCTAGAAGATACATCGAACACCCATAGTACAAAGGCAAACATTCATTACTTTGGCTTATGAAAAGTAATCAATAAAGTACCacttaacaaaagacaaaatactCATCTATTCTCACCCCTACAGATTCACCCTACCTGATGGCACCCCAGCTGCTTTCAACTTCGTCGCAGACGAAAATGGCTTCCGCGTGGAGTCCGACCTAATCCCTACACCGCCACCTCTCCCTGCGCACGCAATTGAGCAGATCGAAAAAGCTCGCCTGGAGGACGCCGCTGCTGCAGCATCAGGGAATCGAGACTTCTTTGCTTCACCTTCTTCAACAAATTCACAATTCTCTCAGCCGTCTAGTCAGTATGGCGTTCCATCGGCTTCACCTTCCCAGTTCTCTAGACCATCTAGACCATTTGGTGCATCATCTTCTGCTTCCCAGTTCTCTAGACCGTCTAGACCATTTGGCGGTACATTTTCTGCTTCCCAATTCTCTAGACCATCTAGACCATTTGGCGCTGCATCTTCTGCTTCCCAGTTCTCTAGACCATCTAGACCGTTTGGCGGTGCATCTTCCGCTTCCCAGTTCTCTAGACCATCTAGCCCATTTGGTTCTGCATCTTCTGGTTCTCAGTTCTCTAGACCATCTAGACCATCCACCCAATATGGAGTCCCATCAGCCTCAGCGTCTCCATTTGGAGCTGCCTCAGCCCTTGCTCCGCAGTTCTCCAGACCGTCTAGACCATCAACCCAACATGGGCTTCCATCAGCCTCATCTCAGTTCTCTGGACTGTCTAACCCATTTGGTGCCGCCTCAGCCCAATTTCCACAGTTCTCCAGACCATCCACCCAATATGGCCCTCCATCTAGACAGTTCCAAGGTTAATACAGCCCAAATAACTTGATGGGTCATATTTTACGATAACCAATGTTCAATTTTCACTTCAGGTATTCTACTagacttatgtttttattttttgataaagtaAAGACCACAGCTCAGTCGGTACTTTGTTGCTCAAGATGTTCAACAAATGATACTTGTAACATTTTGTTTCAGTGTTCAAATTTTTGTACCAGTTGAACAGAATGAACTCTCGCACAGAAGTTACCAATTGTTTCAACAGCACCTTATACCTAAAACTTacctttaaaaatacatttggaatgtccttcaataaaacaaaattgcaaaattctGACACCGAGAATTTCAAAGTAGGGTACTAGTGTTTGAGATTGAAGTCAAAACTTCACAAACCTAGCATTGTACCATCTTGAAAAATCTGAAGGACTTGGTACTTGAACAACAGAGCCTTAAGAATGTTCACAATTTATAAAATGTCAATTCATGACAAGTCAATACAAAAAAGCAGTATATTCTGAAGGCCTACTACAGTCAACTCTAATTTAATAAAATCTCCCAAAATTGaggcattttcataatttttactaaaacacaagaaaatccGTATTATTAGAGAACAAgtaataaaaatgcgccgaagtttcttcggcgcaatcgagttttctgtacatcgtataatcaaggccaccgaaaatagatctatctttcggtggtctcggtataatactgtatgagccgcggcccatgaaactttaaccacggcactgtggtggcctggcctatatcgttgccagaagcacgattatggctaactttaatcttaaataaaaaataaaactactggggctagactgcaatttggtatgtttgatgattggaggtggatgatcaacataccaatttgcagccctctagcctcagtagtttttaagatctgagggcgaccagaaaaagtgcggacggacagactgttttacatttaaaatggaagaaaagtcaCGTTGTGACTTTCATAACAACAAACTTCCAATTACTATTGTACAATCTAATGATCTGCAAATAAATTATCACAGACGAAATATCTAAGCACCATGTTATTTAAAATGGTTTGTGGAGTTCTTAATTAAAAGTCTTTGCTGCGCAGatctatattaattaaaaaatttttgctaTACACGGATATTATACAAAACCTATTAAATATAAAACGAAGTATGATAAAGTtactaaagaaaatgaaacatccTAATGAATAATGTCTTCGCGAATCAATCACTACAACAGCGAGGTAGCAAtctttgaaagcaaaataaatgctCAACTTTCTGACATGGCCaggggatattaaaaaaaaaactgaattaattaaTGTTTGCTGAACATGCTCtaccataaatataataattaaaaataaatatacattcacaAAATTAAGTACATTCCACCCCATCATGATTCCTAACAGAATTTTTGTggctaaaaattttgaataaattatctTCCGTGTTCTACAGGAAAATAACAAGATTCAAACTTATGATTTAATTTATCATAATGTCACACTGTTTTTCTAAAGAACGTTATGATTTAACAAGTCTGTAAGTCCAGCCCGAACTCACATGAAAATGAATCtgtcaattaaaatatatattaaagttaaaattctgACTTAATTTATCTCACTGTTCATTGTTTTCTAAATAACGTTACGACATAACAACCCTGCAGGTACAGCTCAGTCTGAACCCACACGAAAATGAATCCACTAATTAAAAACCGTGttagataaataaagacaaaaactaCTAGTAGTGTCGACTGCGCATGCCTCGGGGGGGAACAATGTCCAATTTTCCCCTTCTGCTCCGACAGCTTTCATTTCCGTGACCTTTTTTAACCTCTGCTCAGGGAATGCTTCCATTGACTTATGCAGTATGTAATTCTCGCAatttcaattgtttatttatcatccctttttgttattctttttgctGTACCAAAAGGTCTCGCTTTGTTCCGATAGTTCATTTGATTTAATGGTTATCCGGTTTCTCTGTTGGAAAAATGATTGCggggagagagaaaacaatagtCGCTTTCCCCAAATTACCGGATGTTGAAcaagataaaatcaatgaaactAAATTCTCTCATGAaccaataaaacacacacatatacatatatatatacatatatgcatgcatggaagtatatgtatatatagttattatataaatttctgactcacatcaggatcgaacccaggtctttcaactgaaagggcAAAGTGGcttacccactaggccatacaagtagcagcgcccttgcctttcaattgaaagacctggatcgatcctgatgtgagtcagaaatttatttccgttccacacacgtgattgtgttgatcatttctatatatacataaatatgtatattcatatgtatgaaaatataaatatatatatataaatatatatatatatatatatatatatatatatatatatatataatatctaaatatatacatatatatatatatataatctaatatatatatatatatatataatatatatatataaatatatatatatatatatatatatatatatatatatatatatatatatatatatatatatattttcaaataaatatcaatCTAAGGCGCAACCTTACATAATGGGGCGACGAGCAATGTATCATTAAACAAAACCCcagattttccttctttttctgccATAACCTCACCTTCAGTTTAAGTCAAAAACTAACCCAGGCGTCAGCACAGATTTCACGCGAACTGGTTCGCCTTGTCAGCAAGTATCTGTAAtaactttcttccttttttgagTTAGTACTAATCACACCATTATTATTCCCGTTCAAACAACTTTTTCTCGTTGGTGGCGACACTTTCGAAAATAACTCCTGCACGAGAAGGTGTTGTGGTTATGACAATTACGAGAGTAGACGCGACACTTGAAACCACTTTTGTGATCAAGATGACTCATTTTTCCATCAAATAGGTAATAtacgaacttattattattattattattattattattattattattattattattattattattattattattattattcagaagatgaaccctattcatatgaaacaatcatttggaacaagcccaccacaggggtcattgacttcaattcaagcttacaaagaatatattattattattattattattattattattattattattattattaattattattattataataataataataattattattataataataataataataataataataataattattattattattattattactactattgttCTGAGGATGAACCCTAAtattatggaacaagcacaccactgGGGCTATTGActtcaattcaagcttccaaagaatatattattattattattattattattattattattattattattattattattatttttcagaagataatattattataaggaacagcccaccacaggggccactgacttcagttcaagcttacaaagattattattattattattattattattattattattattattattattattattattattcagaagatgaacattcTTAtggcccaccacaggggccactgacttcaattcagtgcttccaaagaatatattattattattaattattattattattattattattattattattattattattattattattattattattattatcattcagaagatgaaccctattcatatggaacaagccaccacaggggccactgactttaatttaagcttccaaagaacatattattatttatattattattattattcagaagacgaactaTTTTCATACTAACaaaccacagggccactgacttcaattcAAGCACAaagtgttaattattattattatgtattattattattattattattattattattattattattattattattattattattattattattattcagaagatgagccctattcatatgtaacaagcccacaggggccatcgacttgaaattcaagcttcataaGAGAAAACTACTCCACCCAATCTGTATAGTTAAAATACATTCAGTAATTTGGTTTTAATATAAATCTCATGCAATGACAGTTGTCGGAAGTACCAGCCTTATATCGTCAGTTGTTCATACGATGTGAGATGTTCAAAAAATCGTCACCATAAATATATCAACCCTAGCTACATACTACTTAGTATGTAAGTATTATTGAACAAGGTAGTTACttcattcttaaaataaaacatcaatttATACATGCaagcatttctatatatatacacatatatacacatatatatatatatatacatgcaatattacaaccgtataaatatacatatctagttgtgtgcatatatacataaattttttatatatatatatatatatatatatatatatatatatatatatatatatatatatgtgtgtgtgtgtgtgtgtgtgtgtgtgtgtgtgtttaatacatacaaacacacatatatatatatatatacatatatacatatatatatatatatatacatatatatatatatatatatatatatatatatatatatatatatatatatatatatgtgtacatataacaGTACACCTATTACTTTCTGTCACTCAGCAACCTTTATGTTTACTGCTTTGAAAAGAAGCTTCAGTGGAAGGTATTTTTACATATCAAAACACACTGAGCCTTGTATATTCATGTTTATACTGTGCAATTATACGTCATATACACACAGGTGCATACTTTCCgataacatctatatatatatatataatatatatatatatatatatatatatatatatatatatatatgtttgtgaatttgtaggtgtatatatatatatatatatatatatatatatatatatatatatatatatatatatatatatatatatatatatatatatatatatatatatatataatatgtgtatccacaatacttttctttcaaatataaaaaggaCCGTCTAGCGTTTATATATCACAAATTATACCTTACTGAATTGaatttatacaatgaaaataatataacatcCATCAGTAAAGGAACAACTATACAAAAAGAATTTAGTATGTTCCtgtttgaaaaaaaagagagaaataaattctgaatttcaACTAGTGGAAAATTTAAAGTTTGGccattagaatttttaaaaaaaatttacgagaAAATTCAGGATAAAGGAAAATGCGGTCTATAATTTGCGCTTCGAATTTCAACAATAATTATACAAgacaaagttaaaatatttttgttccctAATGACAGAGGACggaaaaaaagaggtaaaatctGGAAAGATTTTGCATACGAACAAAAGgaatgatatatgaaatatatatatatatatatatatatatatatatatatatatatatatatacatatatacatatacacacacacgtacatacatatattatatatatatatatatatatatatatatatatatatatatatatatatatatatatatatatatatatatatatgtatatatataacatatattaatatatgaaaatatattatatatatttatatatataaatatctgtatcaTGTAAACcattatacttaattttcttaaatcataacagttattattttatACACCGTTCACGTCTCTATCTGAAATTCAGAAGCACTTTGAGAACGTTCGCATAACACAAATTCACGTTCCTACAGAGACAGTGAAATGCATTACATTTCCTACCGTCTTTACGTGGCAAATATATCTCATCAATATTAGCCCCTCCAACTGAAGCCCTGAAAATCCCTCTGTTTGTTGTACTTCTAGAGCTTGGCTCTTATTCGTTAACTGACAGGCGACGGCAGACACCTGGGAAAGTTCGGTAGCGTAACagaaacttttttctgtccgccctcagatcttaaaaactacttaggctagagggctgcaaattggtatgttgatcatccaccctccaatcaccaaacataccaaattacagccttccagcctcagtagtttttattttatttaaggttaaagagagtcataatcgtgcttctggcaacgatatagggataggccaccaccgggtcgtggttaaagtttcatgggcagcggctcgtacagcattataccgggaccaccgagagattgatctattttcggtggccttgattacagcatacgctgtagcggctgtacagaaaacttcggcgcattttttactttttctttatactttattAATAGATGTTTTTCAAGTGGTGTCATCTGGAACAAATGCAGCTCACAAAAGTTTTCtgtgaaaattatattcattcgTTTATAGCCCAGCAGTatgggtaattatatatatatatatatatatatatatatatatatatatatatatatatatatatatatatatatatatatatattgtgtgtgtatcattCAATATCAATTCACTAGAACTTGACAATCACTCACTACACCAGGGGAATCATTACCATCTGGTACAAATTGTTCTGCCAGGATTTAAAAGGATATTAGTGGCTTAATATGTGGGGGATAAAAGTCACGTATGTAAATGAcaaactaatatacatatatatatatatatatatatatatatatatatatatatatatatatatatatatatataatgtttgtgtagcATCTTTGTGGATGGTCATTGTTGTCATCATCAATGACCTCTTAACCTCACTTCTTGGTCACGCTTATCATTTcaatccttttccttttcccggTAGGATTTAAATCCTACCACTCCCGATGACCTTGACCAAAATCCGGCATTGAAGGAATCCCGACAATACAACCAACTGGTTTAAACCTTCATGTCAGCGCAcgaaggtaaataaataagaacgcAATgacatttttctcctttatttactctttttttatcattttcacattCATTCGCTTcgtaattaaacaataaataaaaaaagcgcAGGGTGTCATGTCAGCCAACAATTCATTTAAAAAGCGTGACATCTCCTTGGAGACGTATCAACTTTATCACAGATCCTGAGGAAGGAAGGCCGTCGGGGGCGGAGACTCTACTGGGCTAGCTTCACGAGACCTCTATCGGAAGCTGTATCCTCGGCTGGGAGGAGCTGGTGCCGAGTACTGAGGGCGGCTTCCTCCTGACGCTGCCTCCTGGCGGGCCTTCTCGATCTGGGCAATGGCGTGGGGTGGGAGAGGAGGGGgcgtggggaggaggggggattCGACGCGGTACCCATTTTCGTCAGCTACGAAGTTGAAGGTGGCTGGGGTGCCGTCGGGGAAGGTGAACCTGGGGGAATGTTTTTAAGGGGTGGGATGATTGAGGATTGCTATTCATTAACATTACATTCGTGCCAAAAACATATAAGTAAATCTATGTTTAAATACacgaaaatatttaataagtatAATCAGAGGATGACGATATTAATGGCATGCACAACTTGCCTTTATAGATGAAAGTCACTAGCATATATTATTTAGAGCAACGCTCACTTACGATATATAATAGAAGTACAACACTAACTATGTAGCGTAGTCTCGTATTTAAAAGCAATTCAGGATAAGCACTACGAATGTCTACAAATAACCTCTGTAGACATGTCTAATTGTAATAAAATCCTGGTgcgtctcaaaaaattatattttactttaataaaagcgtgttttagaaaaaaatttccaCCACGACCAATACAAAAtcctcaaaacaaaaaattaaaaatttgtttaaacatgcttttattaaaatgcactaaaaagtaaaaaatgattttttgacacgccaggattttcttacaattaacctttgtagacatgattaatcgtaagaaaatcctggtgtgtctcaaaaaattatattttaatttaataaaagcgtgtttaaaaaaaaatttccagcacGATCAATACAAAGTCGTCAAAAAGTAGTACTTACGACCACGCTCCCTGAGACACCACGGCGCCCTTGGGACCTCGACCTGCTCCTTGTTCCTGACGCCTGATGCCATTGCCTGTCTCGAAGTTGAAGCTATAGGCTCCGGAGGCGTCTGGTCCCGTGCGGTCGTCGACGAGGATGGGAATCACGGGTCCTCCGCCGAATGAGCCTCCGGGGGCGGAGTACGAAGGGCGTGGTGGTCCGTAGCCCTGAGGGGCAGCACTCACAGCTCCCAAAAACAGGCACACGAGTAGTTTCTGGGAAGGAGGAGCGATTGGCTTTATTCAAAGCTTTCCCGAGCTTTCGTTaacttgaaatgaaattatttttaattatttatttattcaatggatgaaacctattcatatcgaacaagcccaccacagatgccattaatttgaaattcaagcttccaaagaatatgctggattcaacctcccaccacagaccccacaccgcggcagtaactgatcatgatacagagacaatgatttttcatcgccctgggggaggcgcgaactcatgatATCTGGGTGGCATACcaaaacactaaccactataccagcaacCAATATAAATGCAAGGCAATTCCTAACCCTACTTTAatatgtaatggaaaaaaaaataattatttataatcttgACTGCCTAGTAACAATATTCCATACATAATAATGGCATTTATCCCAACACTGTATCTAAACGTTTTATGGAAATTAGAAAAACTTTAGGGCGAGATTCTACAACCTTAAATACTTCGTTTACTTATTAAATTTCAAACAACAGCATCAATTATCTAGTTAACAAAGGTACAGCTACAGTTAAGCAACTTCATTAGTTTTCAAAACGGTACAGCTATAGTTAAGCAACTTCATGGCTTTTCAAAACGATAAGACAAAAGGTAGGATGCATGATATTTAATAGCAATGAATGATATTTAATGAGGACATGAAGGTTAATaagccaccccccccccaaaaaaaaaatttcacacttATCTAACAAATTATGCCGCTAAGTATATAATTCTGACAGGTCCAAGTGCTTGAGAGATATCAATTTAAAACATATGTACACAAGTTCCCAAATATATCTACATAACCTATCTGTCAaaaacacattatacatatacatacatacatacatacatacatacatacatacatatatatatatatacatacacacattataaaaaatatataaaatatagtgtcTGTATAAACAAAACCTACATTAAAGAACCACACTTTCTTCCGATAATATAAGCAAGAACGCAACGCAATGTCACGTATCACTTCGTGGgcacaagaaaggagaggggggaaaaaaagttgCCTCTTCACGGTGAGATAAGCAGCCATAATGCATTTCACGCTGCAGCCTTCAGCCCAAAAGTACAAAGGGGATGATCGAGAAAGAACTTTGTTATATATGACACCTATACAAGATTTATACTCAAGTGATTTAACGGTACACGATTCTCTCAAAAGGACGTGGGCATTCTTTTTCAACGGGCAGGCTAAAATCAAATATTTGGAGCAAAAAGGTTTTCCAAATTTCTGTGCATTAAAATCTccatgaaatatattataaatatttaatgacaTGTGCTTATAAACTCAAATGATTTCAAGGTACACGATTCTCTCAAAAGGACTTGGGTATTCTTTTTCAACGGGCAGactaatatgaaatatttagagcactgacattttccatatttctgtgCATTAAAACCACCATGAAATACACGAAAAACTTTaatgacaggtttttttttataacgaagaAAGGAGCtgttaaaattaaaggaaaaaatcggATTTAATCAGAGCGTACTTAATTACTATGtttgaaatgaactgaattgaatatagaatttaggccaaaggccaagcgctgggatctatgaggtcattcagcgctgaaacggaaactgacagtaagaaggtatgaaatgcacaacaggaggaaaacctcaaagcagttgcactatgaatcaactgttaggagagggtggaaagtaagatggaagaaagagaatatgaaaggaggcacagtaaaaggaacaaaaggggttccagctaggggccttggaaggcacgctgcaaagaacctcaagtaatgcctacagtgcaccgcatgaggtgcaatgacggcactaccccgcctTACCAAATCGGAGTAATTCTAAAATTTTCGACATAGTTTACCTGGTTTTGCAATTTAGTCTTAAAATTATAGCATTTTCTTGTCCGAAGGCGATGTTATTA
Coding sequences within:
- the LOC136838965 gene encoding pupal cuticle protein 36-like, which gives rise to MYSTLSLILLAALATGEPDGYGSHPHRHQFGGGAGGVGGGAFGIGQPVVPILVDNRQEPDASGSYAFVYETGDGISRQEQGFPQGVTGAVAQQGGWSFTLPDGTPAAFNFVADENGFRVESDLIPTPPPLPAHAIEQIEKARLEDAAAAASGNRDFFASPSSTNSQFSQPSSQYGVPSASPSQFSRPSRPFGASSSASQFSRPSRPFGGTFSASQFSRPSRPFGAASSASQFSRPSRPFGGASSASQFSRPSSPFGSASSGSQFSRPSRPSTQYGVPSASASPFGAASALAPQFSRPSRPSTQHGLPSASSQFSGLSNPFGAASAQFPQFSRPSTQYGPPSRQFQG
- the LOC136838966 gene encoding cuticle protein AM1159-like, which translates into the protein MYSKLLVCLFLGAVSAAPQGYGPPRPSYSAPGGSFGGGPVIPILVDDRTGPDASGAYSFNFETGNGIRRQEQGAGRGPKGAVVSQGAWSFTFPDGTPATFNFVADENGYRVESPLLPTPPPLPPHAIAQIEKARQEAASGGSRPQYSAPAPPSRGYSFR